The Gemmatimonadaceae bacterium genome contains a region encoding:
- the gatB gene encoding Asp-tRNA(Asn)/Glu-tRNA(Gln) amidotransferase subunit GatB, whose protein sequence is MSTRESVAGPETLDAPASRAGYEMVVGLEVHVQLLTCTKAFCLCSPEFGSPPNTNVCPVCLGLPGALPVLNEHVVDLALRAALALDCEIHPISIFARKNYFYPDLPKGYQISQYDRPIATGGHLTIENADGSSTDVGITRVHIEEDAGKSIHDRYPGASAIDLNRAGVPLIEIVTEPDIRSAAAAGAYLRSLKQLLEFLEVSDVNMEEGSLRVDANISARPTGTTVLGTKTEVKNMNSFSAVEHALEAEFARQIVVLQAGQRVVQQTMLWDAGSGVVRPARSKEESHDYRYFPDPDLPPLVIELARIEQVRGELPELPAARRTRYRQTYALNAYDADVLTASKALGDYFEEVVMQHGDAKTVANWVMGEVLASLKVTKRDIEHFPIRAADLAELLNLVRDDVLSGTAAKRVFAIMAETGERAPQIAQREGLVQVRDDAPLRAWVEEVIAEHEAEATRFRRGERKLLGVLVGFVMKKSNGRADPRRVNQLLAERLGA, encoded by the coding sequence ATGAGCACTCGCGAATCCGTCGCCGGTCCGGAAACGCTCGATGCGCCGGCTTCCCGCGCCGGCTACGAGATGGTCGTCGGTCTCGAGGTGCACGTTCAGCTCCTGACGTGCACGAAAGCATTCTGCCTCTGCTCGCCCGAGTTCGGCTCGCCCCCGAATACGAACGTGTGTCCTGTCTGTCTCGGCTTACCGGGCGCTCTGCCGGTACTCAACGAGCACGTCGTCGATCTCGCCCTTCGCGCCGCGCTCGCACTGGACTGCGAGATTCATCCAATCTCGATCTTCGCGCGGAAGAACTACTTCTACCCCGATCTTCCCAAGGGCTATCAGATCTCCCAGTATGATCGCCCGATCGCGACGGGAGGACACCTGACGATCGAGAACGCCGATGGCTCCTCGACGGACGTCGGCATCACGCGCGTGCACATCGAGGAAGACGCCGGCAAGTCGATCCACGATCGGTATCCGGGCGCCAGCGCCATCGACCTCAACCGCGCCGGCGTACCGCTGATCGAGATCGTGACCGAGCCAGACATTCGTTCGGCGGCAGCCGCCGGCGCCTACCTCCGCTCCCTCAAACAGCTCCTCGAGTTTCTCGAGGTGAGCGACGTGAACATGGAGGAGGGAAGCCTTCGCGTCGATGCGAATATCAGCGCGAGACCGACGGGCACGACCGTCCTCGGCACGAAGACCGAAGTCAAGAACATGAACTCCTTCTCCGCGGTCGAGCACGCGCTCGAGGCGGAGTTCGCGCGTCAGATCGTCGTCCTCCAGGCCGGGCAACGAGTCGTTCAGCAAACAATGTTGTGGGACGCTGGTTCCGGAGTCGTGCGTCCGGCGCGGTCGAAGGAGGAGAGTCACGATTATCGGTATTTCCCCGATCCCGATCTTCCGCCACTCGTGATCGAGCTCGCACGCATCGAGCAGGTGCGCGGTGAGTTGCCAGAGCTGCCTGCCGCGCGCCGAACGCGTTATCGCCAGACCTACGCGCTCAACGCATACGATGCCGACGTCCTCACCGCAAGCAAAGCGTTAGGCGATTACTTCGAGGAAGTCGTGATGCAGCACGGCGACGCGAAGACGGTGGCGAACTGGGTGATGGGCGAGGTGCTGGCGTCGCTCAAGGTGACGAAACGCGACATCGAGCACTTTCCAATTCGCGCCGCTGATCTTGCCGAGCTCCTCAATCTCGTTCGCGATGATGTGCTCAGCGGCACCGCCGCCAAGAGAGTCTTCGCGATCATGGCCGAAACGGGCGAGCGCGCGCCGCAGATTGCCCAGCGCGAAGGGCTCGTTCAGGTGCGCGACGACGCTCCTCTGCGTGCCTGGGTCGAAGAAGTCATCGCCGAACACGAAGCCGAGGCGACCCGATTTCGCCGCGGGGAGCGTAAGCTCCTCGGCGTCCTCGTTGGATTCGTGATGAAAAAGTCGAACGGCCGGGCCGATCCGCGCCGCGTCAATCAGCTACTCGCCGAGCGGCTTGGGGCGTAG
- a CDS encoding Asp-tRNA(Asn)/Glu-tRNA(Gln) amidotransferase subunit GatC — translation MTISLDDVRHIAALARLGVSREQARAAAVELSSILEHMQVLSQVDTGDGDLDGIEQDAMLLRADAGPPIPLMRPPTDFAPSLRDGFFLVPRLATHEDPEPSP, via the coding sequence GTGACCATCTCGCTCGACGACGTCCGACACATCGCAGCCCTCGCTCGCCTTGGCGTCAGCCGCGAGCAAGCGCGTGCGGCTGCCGTCGAGCTGAGCTCCATTCTCGAGCACATGCAGGTGCTGTCGCAGGTCGATACCGGCGATGGCGACCTCGATGGAATCGAGCAGGACGCAATGCTCTTGCGAGCCGATGCGGGTCCGCCCATTCCGTTAATGCGGCCGCCCACCGATTTCGCGCCGTCCCTGCGCGACGGGTTCTTCCTCGTTCCGCGACTCGCGACGCACGAAGATCCGGAACCGTCTCCGTGA
- a CDS encoding zinc dependent phospholipase C family protein: MLVLAGAALVLLPSAAYAWTPGTHVFLGEAVMRSLDLLPSAIAELLRAYPYDFLYGSIAADTSIAKKYAPAGRHCHSWTVGLEIYDGAEDDPLRAFALGYLAHLAADAVAHNYFVPKQLAITSSTSSLGHSYWESRFETHLGERYSRRARDLITLDHSRSDGLLDRILSPTIFSTPTNRRIFRGMVVVADSESWQRIFQLMKENSRWDLTDGEVGRYLERSFDYIVDFLRRIEKSEPYRLDPSGDHPLRLAKRVRRDVLRREGDDELREEAERHFGMPNSALTFSQQLELPLYAPSRSASS; this comes from the coding sequence ATGCTCGTGCTGGCAGGGGCAGCGCTGGTGCTGCTTCCGTCCGCGGCGTATGCGTGGACTCCAGGAACGCACGTCTTCCTCGGCGAAGCGGTGATGCGCTCGCTCGACTTGCTTCCGTCGGCGATCGCCGAGTTGTTGCGCGCGTACCCATACGACTTTCTGTACGGCTCCATCGCGGCGGACACGAGTATCGCGAAGAAATACGCGCCGGCCGGGCGGCACTGCCATTCGTGGACCGTCGGGCTCGAGATCTACGACGGCGCCGAAGATGATCCGCTGCGCGCATTCGCGTTAGGCTATCTCGCGCACCTGGCCGCCGATGCCGTTGCGCACAACTACTTCGTTCCGAAGCAGCTCGCGATCACGTCGAGCACGTCATCACTCGGCCACAGCTACTGGGAGAGCCGTTTCGAGACGCACCTTGGCGAGCGGTACAGTCGCCGAGCGCGTGATTTGATAACGCTCGATCACTCGCGATCCGACGGATTGCTGGATCGGATACTGAGTCCGACAATCTTCAGCACGCCGACGAATCGACGGATCTTCCGGGGCATGGTTGTCGTCGCCGACTCCGAATCGTGGCAGCGGATCTTTCAATTGATGAAAGAGAACAGCCGCTGGGATCTCACCGATGGAGAGGTGGGCCGCTACCTGGAGCGGTCGTTCGATTACATCGTCGATTTCCTGCGCCGTATCGAAAAATCGGAGCCGTATCGCCTCGATCCGTCAGGCGACCACCCATTGCGTCTCGCGAAGCGCGTGCGACGCGACGTACTGCGTCGTGAAGGCGACGACGAGCTGCGTGAAGAAGCCGAGCGGCATTTCGGGATGCCCAACTCCGCGCTGACGTTCTCGCAGCAGCTCGAGCTGCCGCTCTACGCCCCAAGCCGCTCGGCGAGTAGCTGA
- the gatA gene encoding Asp-tRNA(Asn)/Glu-tRNA(Gln) amidotransferase subunit GatA, giving the protein MIDGLGDGAALAAAAIRDAVANGVRSPHEIVDAAFERAGEVRAGADGLNAFLWSDEAAAHNEADGVTTSVAAGKAGALAGVPVVIKDNIATLGSPTTCGSRILEHYRSPFEATVVRRLREAGAIVIAKTNLDEFAMGSSTEYSSFGRTKHPFNHALVPGGSSGGSAAAVAAGITPIGLGSETGGSVRQPAAFCGIVGVKPTYGRVSRYGLVAFASSLDQVGVLGISVDDAALALEVIAGRDARDATTIDREVVNYRMPAGSLDGVVIGRPREYFPPQLDHQIAEHCERALEHCRALGAKVRDVSLPSTNLAIPVYYIVAPAEASSNLARFDGVRYGLRVTDDGLRGMYEATRSNGFGPEVTRRILLGTYVLSAGYYDAYYAKAMHVRSLIARDFAAVFESGVDVLFTPTTPTPAFPAGSRTDPYDMYLSDIFTVTANLAGIPAMSLPIGRVGGLPVGGQILAPHFAERKMFGVARALEGALGSAAHR; this is encoded by the coding sequence GTGATTGACGGCCTCGGCGACGGCGCCGCGCTTGCCGCGGCTGCCATCCGCGATGCCGTGGCAAACGGTGTCCGGTCGCCGCACGAGATCGTCGACGCAGCATTCGAGCGCGCGGGAGAGGTCCGGGCAGGCGCGGACGGCCTCAATGCCTTCCTCTGGAGCGACGAAGCGGCCGCGCATAACGAGGCGGACGGCGTCACGACGAGCGTCGCGGCAGGGAAAGCGGGCGCGCTTGCCGGCGTGCCCGTCGTCATCAAAGACAACATCGCCACACTCGGTTCGCCAACGACGTGCGGCTCGCGGATTCTGGAGCACTATCGCAGCCCTTTCGAGGCGACAGTCGTTCGGCGCCTGCGCGAGGCCGGGGCGATCGTGATTGCCAAAACGAACCTCGACGAGTTTGCGATGGGCTCGTCCACCGAGTACAGCTCGTTCGGCCGAACGAAGCATCCGTTCAATCACGCTCTCGTGCCGGGTGGCTCGTCAGGCGGTTCGGCGGCTGCGGTCGCGGCAGGCATTACGCCGATTGGGCTCGGCTCGGAGACTGGTGGATCGGTGCGACAGCCGGCCGCGTTCTGCGGCATAGTTGGCGTGAAGCCGACGTACGGTCGCGTGAGCCGGTACGGTCTCGTTGCGTTTGCGTCGTCGCTCGATCAGGTGGGCGTCTTGGGCATCAGCGTCGACGATGCCGCGCTCGCGCTCGAGGTCATTGCCGGCCGCGACGCTCGCGACGCGACCACCATCGATCGAGAAGTTGTGAATTATCGAATGCCCGCGGGTTCGCTCGATGGCGTGGTGATCGGGCGGCCGCGCGAATACTTCCCGCCGCAGCTCGATCATCAAATCGCCGAGCACTGCGAGCGCGCACTCGAGCACTGTCGCGCGCTTGGCGCCAAGGTCCGCGACGTGTCGTTGCCGAGTACGAATCTCGCGATTCCAGTTTACTACATCGTCGCGCCCGCCGAAGCCTCGTCGAACCTGGCCCGATTCGACGGGGTTCGGTATGGATTGCGCGTCACCGATGACGGCTTGCGAGGGATGTACGAAGCGACGCGCTCCAACGGCTTCGGCCCCGAGGTCACGCGTCGAATTCTGCTTGGCACGTACGTTCTGTCCGCGGGCTACTACGACGCATACTATGCGAAGGCGATGCACGTGCGTTCGCTCATCGCACGTGATTTTGCAGCCGTGTTCGAGTCGGGCGTCGATGTCCTTTTTACGCCGACGACGCCGACGCCGGCCTTTCCCGCGGGGTCGAGGACGGATCCGTACGACATGTACCTGAGCGACATCTTCACGGTTACGGCAAACCTCGCTGGCATTCCTGCCATGTCGCTCCCAATCGGCCGCGTCGGCGGCTTACCCGTTGGCGGCCAGATCCTCGCGCCGCATTTCGCCGAGCGAAAGATGTTTGGCGTCGCTCGCGCGCTCGAGGGAGCGTTAGGCAGCGCGGCGCATCGATGA
- a CDS encoding DUF948 domain-containing protein, translated as MFQAMTWAGIWLVQRAALPDTIFTKQIAATPNLFDRITGIASGVLTILICLFVIALVPVAWNFRRSMQRINGLLARFYGDVQPIVRHATSVADNVNYITTSIRTDVQKINATIASANEQLQQAVQMTEHRLGDFNALLKVVQEEAEQMFVSAASAVRGVRTSASALSEPGNGTKFASQEEERETEDEDLDQLELDTEADTREEMTDGYDSDAEATEDDVARPRLRSRRRGAERGRPGVGARPRSNG; from the coding sequence ATGTTCCAAGCGATGACGTGGGCCGGCATATGGCTTGTTCAGCGCGCCGCGCTGCCTGACACGATCTTCACCAAACAGATCGCCGCGACGCCAAATTTGTTCGACCGGATTACCGGAATCGCGAGCGGCGTTCTCACGATCCTGATCTGTCTATTCGTGATCGCCCTGGTGCCTGTCGCTTGGAACTTTCGACGAAGCATGCAGCGCATCAACGGGCTGCTCGCACGCTTTTACGGTGACGTGCAGCCGATCGTGCGTCACGCCACCTCGGTTGCGGACAACGTCAACTACATCACGACATCGATTCGGACGGACGTGCAGAAGATCAACGCGACGATCGCGAGCGCGAATGAGCAGTTACAACAAGCCGTTCAGATGACCGAACATCGACTCGGCGACTTCAACGCACTCCTGAAAGTGGTCCAGGAGGAGGCGGAACAGATGTTCGTGTCGGCCGCGTCGGCAGTCCGAGGCGTGCGAACCAGCGCCTCCGCCCTGTCCGAGCCCGGCAATGGGACGAAGTTTGCGAGTCAGGAGGAGGAGCGGGAAACAGAGGACGAGGATCTCGATCAGCTCGAGCTGGACACCGAAGCAGATACCAGGGAGGAGATGACTGATGGCTACGACAGCGATGCCGAGGCGACCGAGGACGATGTCGCGCGACCGCGGCTCCGTTCGCGACGGCGCGGGGCCGAGCGCGGGAGGCCGGGCGTTGGCGCGCGGCCGCGGAGCAACGGATGA